The following is a genomic window from Mycolicibacterium sp. TY81.
ACCAGCGGCCTGCGGCACCGCCTCGCCGCACTGTTCACCGAACACGGCATCACCACCTCGACCATCACCGGCGAGCCGATCTCCGGCGGCGATGTGCACCGCTTCCGGCACACCATCGGAACCACACTGCTCAACAACGGCTGGACCCAACAAGAAGTGCGCGACTTCCTCGGCCACCACAGCGACACCATGACCTCGGCATACGCCCGCATCACCGACGACACCCTGGCCCGCAAAGCACGTGAATTCTGGAACAGCGCCGCAACAGACACGACCAACACCGACGCCGACGTGGAGCGGCTCCGGGCCCGGTTCACCACCGCGCTGCCCAACGGATTCTGCACTCTCCCAACGGCGCAACGCTGCGAATTCCGGCCCAACCCCTGCCTCGACTGCTCCTTCCACGACCCCGGCGGCCGGGTCTTCCTCGGCGCCCATATCGCGCACCGCGACCAACTGCAACGCCTCACCGCCGACGCTCACGAGCGCGGCGACGCAGCCGCCGTCGAATTGAACACGGCGATGCTCGACAAGGTCTCCAAACTGATCAGCGAAATCGACCCGAACACCACGCAGGAACCTCAGTGAGCGCCGACGACCGCGAACGCCGCACCGCACGCCTGACCGCAGCAGCCGCCGCCCGCACCACCGACGCCACCGCCCGCGCCCGCCGCGCGATCACCCGACTGCGAAACACCGGTCAGCCCGTCACCTTCGTCGACGTCGCCCGCGACGCCGGTGTATCGACCAGCTTCCTCTACCAGCACAGCCAACTACGCGACGACATCACCAACCTCCGCACCACCACGACCACCACGGCGACGGCCGCAACAGGGCGCGCGGCAAGCCTGGAATCGCTACGCACCAAACTCGCCACCGCGATCGCCCGCAACCGTGAACTCACCGAACAACTCGCGC
Proteins encoded in this region:
- a CDS encoding DUF6262 family protein, giving the protein MSADDRERRTARLTAAAAARTTDATARARRAITRLRNTGQPVTFVDVARDAGVSTSFLYQHSQLRDDITNLRTTTTTTATAATGRAASLESLRTKLATAIARNRELTEQLAQLRTENEALRSRLLESRIPAATPHPS